Part of the bacterium genome, TTCCTTTCTTCATTTTCCTCTCCTTCCTTTCAATTATTAGAAATATTTTAAATGAAAAATAAATAAAAATAAATAGTTTACTTGGTTTTGTTGCAAAATTGATATAGCCCCATAGGTACTGCTCTAATCGCCCCAAACTCGCTCAGCACATTTACAAATTTTCCGAACAATATTTATCAACAAAAACCTTTGACCTCTGTCCGAAATGCTTTAATAAAAGGTGTGCCCGCCCCCTGGGGGCGGGCACACTTGAAAGGAAAGGAGGTGAAAAAGATGAGGAAGAGGCTTCACGCTTCATTTTTATTAGACTATTAAGAGGGAAAAATGTTACACCCAAATAAAATGAAAGTTTTCGTTTCTTAATGTTTATTTGGGAATCTCTTTAACTCACCCCAGAATTTATTAAAGCAATTATAATCACCATAAGCGTATATTCAACCAACCTTCCTCTTTTCTCAATATTTACATCAATACCTAAGAATAAATTTTTTGACGACGGATAGATTTCCTACTAAAATAATTCAAAAATTTAGGAGGTTGATTTGGATATGAGTAGTATGGTTTATGAAAATTGGCAGGAGATGCTCTTCGGCATCTCAAAAAAGCCGATAAAGTGTGGCTTAGGCTTGGAGATTGGTTCAGGGGAGGTTATCCCCGAGATTAAGCCGCATCCTCGCCCCGGAATGGAAGCCAGCCTTGATTCACTGCTTGAAGAATACAAACGCATTACAAATGATATAATGGAGAGGGCAATAAAGCTTGGATTTCCCTCCATAATGTTGGAAATAGAACATGTTGCCCAACTCACCCTTAACCCGGCTTGGGGTGAAGAGGTCGTAAAGATTTGTAAGGATATCCTCCATAAATTTCATCAAAGATACGGGATAAAATGCGCTCTACGAGCCACGATAGCTGATGTGAGGAGGAGTGAGCATAATTTGAGGAAGAGCAAGGAGACAGACCTATTATTTGAATCTTTTGAAAGATGTGCCCGAGCGGGAGCAGATGTCCTCTCTATTGAATCAATAGGGGGCAAAGAGGTCTTCAATTACGCTCTCACTCGTCAGGATTTGCCAGGCATTCTCTTCGCCATAGCTGTATTGGGAAGCAGGGATATGGAATTTCTTTGGGATAGAATCGTTGAGATAGCGGAGCAATACGAATCCATCCCGGGTGGAGATACGGATTGTGCCCACGCTAACACCGCGATGATGCTTGCTGGCGGGATGGTAGGGGGAGACTTCCCGCATACCGTTGCCGCTCTAATTAGAGCAATGGCGGGAGCCCGCTCTTTGGTTGCGGTGGAAAGGGGAGCTAAAGGACCTCTTAAGGATTGTGGATACGAAAACCCCATAATAAAGGCAATCACTGGTGTCCCAATATCCATGGAAGGGAAAACAGCTGCTTGCGCTCATATGGATTTAATGGGAAATCTCGCCGCCTCGGTATGCGACTTGTGGTCTAATGAGGCTGTTGAGTATAGAGATATGTTTGGTGGCACAACGATTGCCGTCTTCACGGAGATACTTGGCTACGATGCTTCTCTGTTCAACACAGCCCTCGCTACAGGCTACGCTGAGTGCTTAAGAGATTTGCTGGTTGCTTCTGATAAATATCGTGACCCTCAAGCATTGGTCATCTCACCAGATGTAGCCTGGGAAATCGGAAAAGTAGTAGCCGATACCCAAGGATATTACTTAAGGGCGAAAAGGGCTGTTCTTAAGGCTGGCGAAATAATTAAAAGAGAGTTAAAGGAAGGGAATTTACAAATTCCCCAACGGGAATTAGACGCCTTAGATTCCGCTCTCCTGCAACTTTCTTCCCTTCCTGACGATGAGGAGAAATTCACTCACGATATGAAGGGCAAATACGAAACACTTGTTGAGGATTTCCTTCCATCTTCCTATGACATCTAAAAGGAGGTAATGCAAATGTCTATCTTTAAAAATGTTTTAGCTTCGCTTTTGAGGGAAAGAAAAAGCTTTTACCCCTGCCTCTCCGCTAATCCAACGCCTACATTTGAGCAAATGAAGGCAGTTAATAGCTTCTTCCCCGCTGCTCATAAAGACCCCGAGAAGATGTCCCATTTAGCGATTGCAGGTCATAAATTAATCGGATTTGACGCAGTAAGAATCCCCTTCTGCCAAACTATTGAAGCGGAGGCGCTTGGTTGTGAGGTTTTCCTTGGTAGCGACAACATACCAACTGTCATATCCCATCCTTATCGCATAGGGGATAAGTTTATCCTTCCCGACGATATCTTAAAAAGGGGAAGAATACCCGTCCTCTTGGAAGCAATTAAAATTATCAAAGACGAAGTTAAGGAAGTGCCCCTCATAGTTGGACTTGTTGGCCCTTTCACAATAACCGGCTATCTGTTTGGGATGACCCAACTTCTTATGCAGATGGCTATTTCACCCGAGGAGATTCTTCCTTACATGGAGATGGCCCTACAGGTGAATGAAATTCTTGTTAAAGCTGTTGAGGAGGCGGGTGCTGACATAATCTGTGTTGAGGATATGACCGCCTCCACTGATATGATTAGTCCAGATATGTATAAAGATTTTATTCTTCCCTATCACGAAAAACTTTTTTCCTTTATATCTCTCCCCTCAATTCTCCACATTTGCGGGAATGTTACCCCTATAATCGGATATATGGCTGAAACTGGTGCTGACGCCTTAAGCATTGATGATAAAACAGACTTGAGGAGGGCAAGAGATATTACTAAAATGAAAGTTACTTTGCTGGGTAATCTTAATCCTTCCACTACCCTTCTTCATGGGGACGAGAAAAAAGTTAGGGAAGCAACAAGAAAAGCCATCCGGGATGGAATCGACATAGTTGCTCCTGGCTGCGCCCTCCCCCTTGGTACCCCCTCTTCTAACCTGCGTGCGATGGTTGAGGAAACGCATAAGGCAAGCCTACCAAAGACCTTCACAGGAATATCTGCTCCCATCTATCCCTTCAGACTCTACGGAATTGAAGAGAAAAAGGGAAAAGAAATAACCCCCGAAGTGGAAACTCCCTTTCCCCGTATAAGGGAAGCAGTGCTTAAAGGTAATAAAGAAGAATGCAGGAAGGCGACCGAGGAAGCCCTTTCAATAGCCAATCCCGAAGAAGTAATAGAGAAGGGATTGGTTAAGGCAATGGATGAGGTAGGGAAATTATGGGAAGAAGGCTACTTCTTCCTTCCCCAAGTTATGCTCTCCGCTGATGCTCTAATGGAGGGGTTAGAACTATGCGAGAGGAAAATGGGGGCAAGGTTGAAGAAAAAGGGGAAAGTGGTGCTTTTTGTGGCTAAAGGCGATATTCATACCATTGGCAAGAACATAGTGAAAGCACTCCTTTCTGCTTCTGGGTTTGAAGTAATAGATTTAGGAGTGGATATTGATGATGAGGAGGTTATAAGGGCAGTGAAGAAGCATAAACCGGTTCTTTTGGGGGGTTCGGCACTTATGACCACGACTATGTCTGCATTTCCCCGCATCGCCAAAAGACTTCTGGAGGAGGGTATAGAAATCCCCTTTGCCTGTGGAGGAGGAGCAGTTAATGAGGAATTTTGTGATACATTCCCCCTGGGCATATATGGAGGTGAAGCGAGAAGGGCTCCGCTGATTGCTGAGGCAGCGTTAGAGGGTAAGAATTGGAGAGAAATCAAAGAAATGTTTCGTTAAATTCAAAGAATGAAAAAGTTGCAACTAATTAGAAGGAGCGGGTGAGGTCGAGCCTGAGACCGACATTGTTCTTCCCCTTGAAGTTATCGGTGTAGTAGCCGGACAAGCTGAGGGAGTTCTCAGGATTTATGTTGCGAGAATAGGAGAACCTGTAGGTTATTCCACCAACCTTGTCTCCCGCAATTGAG contains:
- a CDS encoding methanol--corrinoid methyltransferase; protein product: MSSMVYENWQEMLFGISKKPIKCGLGLEIGSGEVIPEIKPHPRPGMEASLDSLLEEYKRITNDIMERAIKLGFPSIMLEIEHVAQLTLNPAWGEEVVKICKDILHKFHQRYGIKCALRATIADVRRSEHNLRKSKETDLLFESFERCARAGADVLSIESIGGKEVFNYALTRQDLPGILFAIAVLGSRDMEFLWDRIVEIAEQYESIPGGDTDCAHANTAMMLAGGMVGGDFPHTVAALIRAMAGARSLVAVERGAKGPLKDCGYENPIIKAITGVPISMEGKTAACAHMDLMGNLAASVCDLWSNEAVEYRDMFGGTTIAVFTEILGYDASLFNTALATGYAECLRDLLVASDKYRDPQALVISPDVAWEIGKVVADTQGYYLRAKRAVLKAGEIIKRELKEGNLQIPQRELDALDSALLQLSSLPDDEEKFTHDMKGKYETLVEDFLPSSYDI
- a CDS encoding MtaA/CmuA family methyltransferase, producing the protein MSIFKNVLASLLRERKSFYPCLSANPTPTFEQMKAVNSFFPAAHKDPEKMSHLAIAGHKLIGFDAVRIPFCQTIEAEALGCEVFLGSDNIPTVISHPYRIGDKFILPDDILKRGRIPVLLEAIKIIKDEVKEVPLIVGLVGPFTITGYLFGMTQLLMQMAISPEEILPYMEMALQVNEILVKAVEEAGADIICVEDMTASTDMISPDMYKDFILPYHEKLFSFISLPSILHICGNVTPIIGYMAETGADALSIDDKTDLRRARDITKMKVTLLGNLNPSTTLLHGDEKKVREATRKAIRDGIDIVAPGCALPLGTPSSNLRAMVEETHKASLPKTFTGISAPIYPFRLYGIEEKKGKEITPEVETPFPRIREAVLKGNKEECRKATEEALSIANPEEVIEKGLVKAMDEVGKLWEEGYFFLPQVMLSADALMEGLELCERKMGARLKKKGKVVLFVAKGDIHTIGKNIVKALLSASGFEVIDLGVDIDDEEVIRAVKKHKPVLLGGSALMTTTMSAFPRIAKRLLEEGIEIPFACGGGAVNEEFCDTFPLGIYGGEARRAPLIAEAALEGKNWREIKEMFR